A section of the Amblyomma americanum isolate KBUSLIRL-KWMA chromosome 2, ASM5285725v1, whole genome shotgun sequence genome encodes:
- the LOC144118968 gene encoding uncharacterized protein LOC144118968 — protein sequence MVRALGLPLLLLGTVGVFADQECLKPQSEEMMKKAGQIAAELMKQCVHLLDKYPMPLSLIADAMKTLCVDYAACHDKHESMANKPDEYRKLLIQCGHPHLVNFYKKQPEFKHDPEVVSTEIGTCIMDHIPLTKEMGIATSYWILKIMGAHE from the exons ATGGTGCGAGCTCTGGGACTCCCTCTACTCCTTCTGGGCACAGTCGGCGTGTTCGCGGACCAGGAATGTCTCAAACCCCAAA GTGAGGAAATGATGAAGAAGGCGGGCCAGATTGCGGCGGAACTCATGAAGCAGTGCGTTCACCTGCTCGACAAGTACCCAATGCCCTTGAGCCTCATCGCCGAT GCCATGAAGACGCTCTGCGTGGACTACGCTGCCTGCCACGACAAGCACGAATCTATGGCCAAC AAGCCGGACGAGTACAGAAAGCTCCTTATCCAGTGCGGCCACCCACATCTTGTGAACTTCTAC AAAAAGCAGCCCGAGTTCAAGCACGATCCTGAAGTCGTTTCCACGGAGATCGGG ACCTGCATCATGGACCACATTCCTCTGACCAAGGAGATGGGCATAGCGACCTCCTACTGGATCCTTAAGATCATGGGCGCCCACGAGTGA